The Pirellulimonas nuda genome includes a region encoding these proteins:
- a CDS encoding 2-isopropylmalate synthase, protein MRRITIFDTTLRDGEQSPGASMDLNEKLEVAQALVDLGVDVIEAGFPIASPGDFEAVRAIAGVVRGVQICGLARCNDKDIDRAWEALTGAERPRIHVFLATSAIHREFKLKMGKEEIIARAAAGVRRAKKYCDNIEFSPEDAARTEPDFLCQVVEAAIAAGATTVNIPDTVGYATPAHMGGVIQTLVDRVPNLDRAVVSVHCHNDLGLAVANSLAAVEHGAGQVECTINGIGERAGNCALEEIVMALRTRGDFYNCDTGIETTRLAPTSRLVSGITGMQVQRNKAIVGRNAFAHEAGIHQDGMLKQRSTYEIMRPEDVGVSKTDLVLGKHSGRAALADRAKALGYHVSSEELDRVFDDFKKLADRKKEIFDADIAALIDKRIGSEDDAWSLVSYEVRAASGQTPSSTVTLSRADESVSDTFFGGDGPLDALFNAIEKITGTSIVVRDFRVRSVTRGKDAQGETTIEAEHGGKLYRGRGVSTDTVEASVLAFLAAVNRVAVGSGQPLDGERPGAI, encoded by the coding sequence ATGCGCCGCATCACCATCTTCGACACCACGCTCCGCGACGGCGAACAGTCTCCCGGGGCCAGCATGGACCTCAACGAGAAGCTGGAGGTCGCCCAGGCGTTGGTCGACCTGGGGGTCGACGTGATCGAGGCGGGGTTCCCCATCGCCTCTCCCGGAGACTTCGAGGCGGTCCGCGCCATCGCCGGCGTGGTCCGCGGCGTGCAGATCTGCGGGCTGGCGCGCTGCAACGACAAAGACATCGACCGCGCGTGGGAGGCGCTCACCGGCGCCGAGAGGCCCCGGATCCATGTGTTCCTGGCCACCAGCGCCATCCACCGCGAGTTCAAGCTGAAGATGGGCAAGGAAGAGATCATCGCACGCGCCGCCGCCGGCGTGAGACGCGCCAAAAAGTACTGCGACAACATCGAGTTCTCTCCCGAAGACGCCGCGCGCACCGAGCCGGACTTCCTCTGCCAGGTGGTCGAAGCCGCTATCGCCGCGGGCGCCACCACGGTGAACATCCCAGACACGGTCGGCTACGCCACGCCGGCGCACATGGGGGGGGTCATCCAGACGCTCGTCGATCGGGTCCCCAACCTCGACCGCGCGGTGGTTAGCGTCCACTGCCACAACGACCTGGGACTCGCCGTGGCGAACAGCCTGGCGGCCGTCGAGCACGGCGCCGGACAGGTGGAGTGCACCATCAATGGCATCGGCGAGCGGGCCGGAAACTGCGCGCTCGAAGAAATCGTGATGGCGCTCCGCACCCGTGGCGACTTCTACAACTGCGACACCGGCATCGAAACCACCCGCCTGGCGCCCACCAGCCGGCTGGTCTCGGGCATCACCGGCATGCAGGTGCAACGCAACAAGGCGATCGTCGGCCGCAACGCCTTCGCCCACGAGGCGGGCATCCACCAAGACGGCATGCTCAAGCAACGCAGCACCTACGAGATCATGCGCCCCGAGGACGTCGGCGTTAGCAAGACCGACCTGGTGCTCGGCAAGCACAGCGGCCGCGCCGCCCTGGCCGACCGCGCCAAGGCGCTCGGCTACCACGTCTCCAGCGAAGAGCTCGACCGCGTGTTCGACGACTTCAAGAAGCTGGCCGACCGCAAGAAGGAGATTTTTGACGCCGACATCGCCGCGCTGATCGACAAGCGCATCGGCTCCGAGGACGACGCCTGGAGCCTGGTGAGCTACGAGGTGCGCGCCGCCTCGGGCCAGACGCCCAGCTCGACCGTCACCCTCAGCCGCGCCGACGAGTCTGTCTCCGACACCTTCTTCGGCGGCGACGGCCCGCTCGACGCCCTGTTCAACGCCATCGAGAAGATCACCGGCACCAGCATCGTGGTGCGCGACTTCCGCGTCCGCAGCGTGACCCGGGGCAAAGACGCTCAGGGAGAAACGACCATCGAGGCCGAGCACGGCGGCAAGCTCTACCGCGGACGGGGCGTCTCCACCGACACCGTTGAGGCCAGCGTGCTGGCGTTCCTGGCGGCCGTAAACCGGGTGGCCGTTGGCAGCGGCCAACCGCTGGACGGCGAACGCCCCGGGGCAATCTAA
- a CDS encoding DUF420 domain-containing protein, with amino-acid sequence MLLAAVAAHPIVHLNASLNAAAAVLLMVGWVLIRQRKEQAHKWVMISATVVSSVFLACYLYYHYNVGSVAYDGPVRPVYFAILISHVVLAVAVPPLALTTIYLGLRALAGSEASPRYRAKHRRLARWTFPVWMYVSVTGVIVYVMLYHL; translated from the coding sequence ATGCTGCTTGCCGCCGTTGCTGCCCACCCGATTGTCCACCTTAACGCCTCGCTCAACGCGGCCGCGGCGGTGCTGCTGATGGTGGGCTGGGTGCTAATCCGCCAGCGGAAGGAGCAGGCCCACAAGTGGGTGATGATCTCCGCGACCGTTGTTTCCTCGGTCTTCTTGGCGTGTTACCTCTACTACCACTACAACGTCGGCTCGGTGGCGTACGACGGGCCGGTGCGGCCCGTCTATTTCGCGATCCTCATCTCTCACGTGGTGCTGGCCGTGGCGGTGCCGCCGCTTGCGCTCACCACCATCTATCTTGGTCTCCGAGCCCTCGCCGGCTCAGAGGCCAGCCCCCGCTACCGCGCCAAGCACCGCCGGCTGGCCAGGTGGACGTTTCCGGTCTGGATGTACGTGTCGGTGACCGGGGTGATCGTCTACGTGATGCTCTACCACCTGTAG